From the genome of Ptychodera flava strain L36383 chromosome 22, AS_Pfla_20210202, whole genome shotgun sequence, one region includes:
- the LOC139122713 gene encoding zinc finger MIZ domain-containing protein 1-like isoform X17 has product MLSLWCEDLGRLLLLRHQKNRTPESGKSGPMHAQMKQPLPPVPPSDSSVAWQQQQQQPQSLSVVTTVWGSVQPNNTNPMNNNSLTPGGTNTTTSMSNQFPQQTHPFTAAATNSQKQFNPQGVGYQNRREPPVPYGRGSRADLMQFMHEGFDSGYMQGPNNSAQGPGSANNQFPEPAAAAAAAAVAAAAATATATATATVTALKGQQQEQQQQQQQQQQQQGDYGSQMRQPGYNAQYPGPNQQGPMPGNFSKNQFYGPQQMGQRQPCPQQYPMKRPNPSQPGYPQQYAGNRPYIPPQQLQHMHHQPMPTSYQKAPPQPGYGPNPQPMPSPNYPGQRPRTAPGNFGNQPSQYYGPGNYNSGQQIGPSYPQQQQPQNYPQNFNQGARNSMNYQMPISSGNPTPPMGPTSQAMQSPQYISPPPPGPDVKFPPDIKPPVMPPIENEMRLTFPVRDGVVLTPFRLEHNLAVSNHVFHLRQSVHQTLMWRSDLELQFKCYHHEDRQMHTNWPASVAVSVNANPLGIERGENKTSHKPLYLKEVCQPGRNTIQITVSACCCSHLFVLQLVHRPTVRSVLQGLLRKRLLPAEHCITKIKRNFTSVAASSNSTLNGEDGVEQTAIKVSLKDPITFRRITLPARGHDCKHIQCFDLESYLQLNCERGSWRCPVCNKTALLEGLEVDQFMWGILTAVQSADFEEVTIDASAAWKPVPLKPEIKDEESDPCQQATKRFKGSTMSPGGMTMPNPHNFDPMGHLSLSLHAQGGPEYNPGPGNYDFNFPNLGPGSVPMGSAGGQSVPRGPSPGGPQYAGSYEQFNSPNPNHPPQGPMPPSGYVNGPQPQPNSFSNMPGRPPLSHFDDGIASSDLVSVEKQINPSIQPQMRRPRSNTGTQPLRHPPDMPIPSPQQPLTPQQVHQVQQQQSVQQQQQQQQQQQQQQQQQQQQQQQQANGPRTPQTPQAQHQNPGSIQNPHTPQPSSQASQQQQQQQQQQQQQQSQQNQQPHTPLTPHTPQSNQPPQPQQSQSQQQPPASHGLGSNQPGGTNSNPGSNAGSSANNSGNTPVDNPTNDLGFDPGIVIDNSEGHEGLDLLPENVVDPNELLSYLGPPDLPNNSDNNDDLLSLFDS; this is encoded by the exons ATGCTGTCTTTATGGTGTGAAGACTTGGGAAGATTATTGTTATTACGGCATCAGAAAAACCGAACTCCAGAGTCGGGGAAAAGCGGCCCGATGCATGCCCAGATGAAACAGCCCCTGCCACCTGTTCCACCAAG TGATTCGTCAGTGGCATggcaacagcagcagcaacaaccaCAGTCATTAAGTGTGGTTACCACGGTATGGGGATCAGTGCAGCCTAACAACACAAACCCAATGAACAACAATTCACTTACACCGGGAG GCACAAATACCACCACCAGTATGTCCAACCAGTTCCCTCAGCAGACACATCCATTTACCGCAGCAGCgacaaactcacaaaaacagTTTAATCCGCAAGGGGTCGGCTACCAGAACCGGAGGGAACCACCAGTTCCATATGGCAGGGGATCAAG GGCGGATCTGATGCAGTTTATGCATGAAGGCTTTGACAG TGGTTACATGCAGGGGCCAAACAATTCTGCCCAGGGACCCGGCTCTGCCAACAACCAGTTCCCCGAACCGGCAGCAGCAGCGGCGGCTGCGGCTGTCGCAGCTGCTGCAGCCACGGCTACAGCCACCGCCACTGCGACGGTCACTGCGCTGAAGGGTCAACAGCAagaacaacagcagcagcagcagcaacaacagcaacagcaaGGGGACTATGGTAGCCAG ATGCGGCAACCCGGCTACAATGCACAGTATCCCGGTCCCAATCAACAAGGTCCCATGCCGGGAAATTTCTCAAAGAATCAGTTTTATGGACCACAGCAAATGGGCCAGAGACAACCATGCCCACAACAGTACCCAATGAAAAGACCCAATCCTTCCCAACCAGGCTATCCCCAGCAG TATGCCGGAAATCGTCCGTACATACCGCCGCAACAACTACAACACATGCACCACCAGCCGATGCCAACCTCATATCAGAAGGCTCCACCTCAGCCAGGCTATGGCCCAAACCCACAACCCATGCCCTCGCCAAACTACCCTGGTCAGAGACCCAGAACTGCGCCCGGAAACTTTGGCAACCAACCCAGCCAGTACTATGGACCAGGTAACTATAACAGTGGACAGCAGATTGGGCCGTCGTACCCGCAGCAACAACAACCACAGAACTAcccacaaaatttcaaccag GGTGCAAGAAACAGCATGAACTACCAAATGCCGATTTCATCAGGCAACCCGACGCCGCCGATGGGACCCACCTCCCAGGCAATGCAGTCACCGCAGTACATATCACCACCTCCACCAGGTCCCGATGTGAAATTCCCGCCCGATATAAAACCGCCAGTCATGCCAC CTATTGAAAACGAGATGCGATTAACGTTTCCAGTCCGTGATGGGGTTGTTTTGACACCGTTTCGTCTAGAGCACAATCTTGCAGTCAGTAATCACGTCTTCCACCTGAGACAATCAGTTCACCAGACGTTAATGTGGAG GTCGGACTTAGAGTTACAGTTTAAATGTTACCACCACGAAGACAGACAGATGCACACAAACTGGCCAGCATCTGTAGCTGTCAGTGTCAACGCCAACCCACTTGGTATCGAGAGAGGGGAAAACAAAACATCTCACAAGCCTTTATACTTAAAGGAAGTTTGTCAACCGGGCCGAAACACCATTCAAATTACCGTGTCTGCATGCTGTTGT TCACATCTCTTTGTACTTCAGTTGGTTCACCGACCAACCGTTCGTTCAGTACTGCAGGGTTTACTTCGGAAACGGCTCCTACCTGCCGaacattgtatcacaaaaa TCAAGCGTAACTTCACAAGCGTGGCAGCATCAAGCAACAGTACACTAAACGGCGAGGATGGCGTGGAGCAAACAGCAATTAAAGTTTCACTGAAAGATCCCATCACGTTCCGACGGATTACACTGCCAGCGAGGGGCCATGACTGCAAACATATCCAGTGCTTTGATCTGGAATCCTACTTACAACTGAACTGTGAGAGGGGTTCGTGGAGGTGTCCTGTGTGCAA CAAAACTGCCCTTCTTGAGGGGCTTGAGGTTGATCAGTTCATGTGGGGTATCCTGACGGCAGTCCAGTCGGCAGATTTTGAAGAAGTGACGATCGACGCCTCGGCAGCTTGGAAACCAGTACCGCTCAAACCGGAGATCAAAGATGAAGAAAGTG ATCCTTGTCAGCAAGCAACCAAAAGATTCAAGGGTAGTACAATGTCACCAGGAGGCATGACAATGCCAAACCCACACAACTTTGATCCAATGGGACACCTTTCACTCTCCTTACATGCACAGGGAGGACCAGAGTACAACCCAG GGCCAGGCAattatgatttcaattttcccAACTTAGGTCCAGGGTCTGTTCCTATGGGAAGCGCCGGAGGGCAGTCTGTGCCCCGGGGTCCCAGCCCAGGTGGGCCGCAGTACGCTGGCAGTTATGAACAGTTTAACAGTCCCAACCCGAACCATCCGCCACAAGGTCCAATGCCGCCTTCCGGTTATGTCAACGGTCCTCAGCCGCAGCCAAACTCCTTCAGCAACATGCCAGGAAGGCCCCCACTATCGCATTTCGATGACGGAATCGCAAGTAGCGATTTAGTGTCGGTGGAAAAGCAGATAAACCCAAGCATACAGCCACAG ATGAGGCGTCCAAGGAGTAATACAGGCACTCAGCCTCTGCGGCATCCTCCGGATATGCCTATTCCATCACCCCAGCAGCCACTGACACCCCAGCAGGTCCATCAAGTACAACAGCAACAATCTGtccaacagcaacaacaacaacagcagcaacaacaacagcagcagcaacaacaacagcagcagcaacaacagcaaGCCAACGGTCCGCGCACGCCCCAAACTCCACAGGCCCAGCATCAAAACCCTGGCAGTATTCAGAATCCACACACACCGCAGCCGAGCTCGCAAGCTTCacagcaacaacagcagcagcagcaacagcagcagcagcaacagagcCAGCAGAATCAGCAGCCGCACACTCCGTTGACTCCCCACACGCCGCAATCAAACCAACCGCCCCAGCCACAGCAGTCGCAGTCACAACAGCAACCGCCAGCGAGCCACGGGCTGGGCAGCAACCAGCCAGGTGGCACCAACAGCAACCCAGGCAGCAATGCTGGGAGCAGTGCTAACAACAGCGGAAACACACCCGTGGACAACCCTACCAATGACCTTGGATTTGACCCTGGCATAGTCATTGACAATAGTGAAGGACATGAGGGCTTAGAT TTGCTTCCAGAGAATGTTGTGGATCCAAATGAACTGTTGTCATACCTTGGACCACCTGATTTACCGAATAACAGCGACAACAATGACGATCTACTCTCATTGTTTGATTCATAA
- the LOC139122713 gene encoding zinc finger MIZ domain-containing protein 1-like isoform X19: protein MLSLWCEDLGRLLLLRHQKNRTPESGKSGPMHAQMKQPLPPVPPSDSSVAWQQQQQQPQSLSVVTTVWGSVQPNNTNPMNNNSLTPGGTNTTTSMSNQFPQQTHPFTAAATNSQKQFNPQGVGYQNRREPPVPYGRGSSGYMQGPNNSAQGPGSANNQFPEPAAAAAAAAVAAAAATATATATATVTALKGQQQEQQQQQQQQQQQQGDYGSQMRQPGYNAQYPGPNQQGPMPGNFSKNQFYGPQQMGQRQPCPQQYPMKRPNPSQPGYPQQYAGNRPYIPPQQLQHMHHQPMPTSYQKAPPQPGYGPNPQPMPSPNYPGQRPRTAPGNFGNQPSQYYGPGNYNSGQQIGPSYPQQQQPQNYPQNFNQQGARNSMNYQMPISSGNPTPPMGPTSQAMQSPQYISPPPPGPDVKFPPDIKPPVMPPIENEMRLTFPVRDGVVLTPFRLEHNLAVSNHVFHLRQSVHQTLMWRSDLELQFKCYHHEDRQMHTNWPASVAVSVNANPLGIERGENKTSHKPLYLKEVCQPGRNTIQITVSACCCSHLFVLQLVHRPTVRSVLQGLLRKRLLPAEHCITKIKRNFTSVAASSNSTLNGEDGVEQTAIKVSLKDPITFRRITLPARGHDCKHIQCFDLESYLQLNCERGSWRCPVCNKTALLEGLEVDQFMWGILTAVQSADFEEVTIDASAAWKPVPLKPEIKDEESDPCQQATKRFKGSTMSPGGMTMPNPHNFDPMGHLSLSLHAQGGPEYNPGPGSVPMGSAGGQSVPRGPSPGGPQYAGSYEQFNSPNPNHPPQGPMPPSGYVNGPQPQPNSFSNMPGRPPLSHFDDGIASSDLVSVEKQINPSIQPQMRRPRSNTGTQPLRHPPDMPIPSPQQPLTPQQVHQVQQQQSVQQQQQQQQQQQQQQQQQQQQQQQQANGPRTPQTPQAQHQNPGSIQNPHTPQPSSQASQQQQQQQQQQQQQQSQQNQQPHTPLTPHTPQSNQPPQPQQSQSQQQPPASHGLGSNQPGGTNSNPGSNAGSSANNSGNTPVDNPTNDLGFDPGIVIDNSEGHEGLDLLPENVVDPNELLSYLGPPDLPNNSDNNDDLLSLFDS, encoded by the exons ATGCTGTCTTTATGGTGTGAAGACTTGGGAAGATTATTGTTATTACGGCATCAGAAAAACCGAACTCCAGAGTCGGGGAAAAGCGGCCCGATGCATGCCCAGATGAAACAGCCCCTGCCACCTGTTCCACCAAG TGATTCGTCAGTGGCATggcaacagcagcagcaacaaccaCAGTCATTAAGTGTGGTTACCACGGTATGGGGATCAGTGCAGCCTAACAACACAAACCCAATGAACAACAATTCACTTACACCGGGAG GCACAAATACCACCACCAGTATGTCCAACCAGTTCCCTCAGCAGACACATCCATTTACCGCAGCAGCgacaaactcacaaaaacagTTTAATCCGCAAGGGGTCGGCTACCAGAACCGGAGGGAACCACCAGTTCCATATGGCAGGGGATCAAG TGGTTACATGCAGGGGCCAAACAATTCTGCCCAGGGACCCGGCTCTGCCAACAACCAGTTCCCCGAACCGGCAGCAGCAGCGGCGGCTGCGGCTGTCGCAGCTGCTGCAGCCACGGCTACAGCCACCGCCACTGCGACGGTCACTGCGCTGAAGGGTCAACAGCAagaacaacagcagcagcagcagcaacaacagcaacagcaaGGGGACTATGGTAGCCAG ATGCGGCAACCCGGCTACAATGCACAGTATCCCGGTCCCAATCAACAAGGTCCCATGCCGGGAAATTTCTCAAAGAATCAGTTTTATGGACCACAGCAAATGGGCCAGAGACAACCATGCCCACAACAGTACCCAATGAAAAGACCCAATCCTTCCCAACCAGGCTATCCCCAGCAG TATGCCGGAAATCGTCCGTACATACCGCCGCAACAACTACAACACATGCACCACCAGCCGATGCCAACCTCATATCAGAAGGCTCCACCTCAGCCAGGCTATGGCCCAAACCCACAACCCATGCCCTCGCCAAACTACCCTGGTCAGAGACCCAGAACTGCGCCCGGAAACTTTGGCAACCAACCCAGCCAGTACTATGGACCAGGTAACTATAACAGTGGACAGCAGATTGGGCCGTCGTACCCGCAGCAACAACAACCACAGAACTAcccacaaaatttcaaccag CAGGGTGCAAGAAACAGCATGAACTACCAAATGCCGATTTCATCAGGCAACCCGACGCCGCCGATGGGACCCACCTCCCAGGCAATGCAGTCACCGCAGTACATATCACCACCTCCACCAGGTCCCGATGTGAAATTCCCGCCCGATATAAAACCGCCAGTCATGCCAC CTATTGAAAACGAGATGCGATTAACGTTTCCAGTCCGTGATGGGGTTGTTTTGACACCGTTTCGTCTAGAGCACAATCTTGCAGTCAGTAATCACGTCTTCCACCTGAGACAATCAGTTCACCAGACGTTAATGTGGAG GTCGGACTTAGAGTTACAGTTTAAATGTTACCACCACGAAGACAGACAGATGCACACAAACTGGCCAGCATCTGTAGCTGTCAGTGTCAACGCCAACCCACTTGGTATCGAGAGAGGGGAAAACAAAACATCTCACAAGCCTTTATACTTAAAGGAAGTTTGTCAACCGGGCCGAAACACCATTCAAATTACCGTGTCTGCATGCTGTTGT TCACATCTCTTTGTACTTCAGTTGGTTCACCGACCAACCGTTCGTTCAGTACTGCAGGGTTTACTTCGGAAACGGCTCCTACCTGCCGaacattgtatcacaaaaa TCAAGCGTAACTTCACAAGCGTGGCAGCATCAAGCAACAGTACACTAAACGGCGAGGATGGCGTGGAGCAAACAGCAATTAAAGTTTCACTGAAAGATCCCATCACGTTCCGACGGATTACACTGCCAGCGAGGGGCCATGACTGCAAACATATCCAGTGCTTTGATCTGGAATCCTACTTACAACTGAACTGTGAGAGGGGTTCGTGGAGGTGTCCTGTGTGCAA CAAAACTGCCCTTCTTGAGGGGCTTGAGGTTGATCAGTTCATGTGGGGTATCCTGACGGCAGTCCAGTCGGCAGATTTTGAAGAAGTGACGATCGACGCCTCGGCAGCTTGGAAACCAGTACCGCTCAAACCGGAGATCAAAGATGAAGAAAGTG ATCCTTGTCAGCAAGCAACCAAAAGATTCAAGGGTAGTACAATGTCACCAGGAGGCATGACAATGCCAAACCCACACAACTTTGATCCAATGGGACACCTTTCACTCTCCTTACATGCACAGGGAGGACCAGAGTACAACCCAG GTCCAGGGTCTGTTCCTATGGGAAGCGCCGGAGGGCAGTCTGTGCCCCGGGGTCCCAGCCCAGGTGGGCCGCAGTACGCTGGCAGTTATGAACAGTTTAACAGTCCCAACCCGAACCATCCGCCACAAGGTCCAATGCCGCCTTCCGGTTATGTCAACGGTCCTCAGCCGCAGCCAAACTCCTTCAGCAACATGCCAGGAAGGCCCCCACTATCGCATTTCGATGACGGAATCGCAAGTAGCGATTTAGTGTCGGTGGAAAAGCAGATAAACCCAAGCATACAGCCACAG ATGAGGCGTCCAAGGAGTAATACAGGCACTCAGCCTCTGCGGCATCCTCCGGATATGCCTATTCCATCACCCCAGCAGCCACTGACACCCCAGCAGGTCCATCAAGTACAACAGCAACAATCTGtccaacagcaacaacaacaacagcagcaacaacaacagcagcagcaacaacaacagcagcagcaacaacagcaaGCCAACGGTCCGCGCACGCCCCAAACTCCACAGGCCCAGCATCAAAACCCTGGCAGTATTCAGAATCCACACACACCGCAGCCGAGCTCGCAAGCTTCacagcaacaacagcagcagcagcaacagcagcagcagcaacagagcCAGCAGAATCAGCAGCCGCACACTCCGTTGACTCCCCACACGCCGCAATCAAACCAACCGCCCCAGCCACAGCAGTCGCAGTCACAACAGCAACCGCCAGCGAGCCACGGGCTGGGCAGCAACCAGCCAGGTGGCACCAACAGCAACCCAGGCAGCAATGCTGGGAGCAGTGCTAACAACAGCGGAAACACACCCGTGGACAACCCTACCAATGACCTTGGATTTGACCCTGGCATAGTCATTGACAATAGTGAAGGACATGAGGGCTTAGAT TTGCTTCCAGAGAATGTTGTGGATCCAAATGAACTGTTGTCATACCTTGGACCACCTGATTTACCGAATAACAGCGACAACAATGACGATCTACTCTCATTGTTTGATTCATAA
- the LOC139122713 gene encoding zinc finger MIZ domain-containing protein 1-like isoform X5: MYHQGDLLSSLPSPAMDRHIQQTNDRLQCIKHYDFSSFAQHLENPATFQSAAQELYEWCTDKRAFQRPFEQSLMDCLTVVSRVAAQQGYDLDLGYRLLAMCAAHRDKFSPKSAAMLSLWCEDLGRLLLLRHQKNRTPESGKSGPMHAQMKQPLPPVPPSDSSVAWQQQQQQPQSLSVVTTVWGSVQPNNTNPMNNNSLTPGGTNTTTSMSNQFPQQTHPFTAAATNSQKQFNPQGVGYQNRREPPVPYGRGSSGYMQGPNNSAQGPGSANNQFPEPAAAAAAAAVAAAAATATATATATVTALKGQQQEQQQQQQQQQQQQGDYGSQMRQPGYNAQYPGPNQQGPMPGNFSKNQFYGPQQMGQRQPCPQQYPMKRPNPSQPGYPQQYAGNRPYIPPQQLQHMHHQPMPTSYQKAPPQPGYGPNPQPMPSPNYPGQRPRTAPGNFGNQPSQYYGPGNYNSGQQIGPSYPQQQQPQNYPQNFNQQGARNSMNYQMPISSGNPTPPMGPTSQAMQSPQYISPPPPGPDVKFPPDIKPPVMPPIENEMRLTFPVRDGVVLTPFRLEHNLAVSNHVFHLRQSVHQTLMWRSDLELQFKCYHHEDRQMHTNWPASVAVSVNANPLGIERGENKTSHKPLYLKEVCQPGRNTIQITVSACCCSHLFVLQLVHRPTVRSVLQGLLRKRLLPAEHCITKIKRNFTSVAASSNSTLNGEDGVEQTAIKVSLKDPITFRRITLPARGHDCKHIQCFDLESYLQLNCERGSWRCPVCNKTALLEGLEVDQFMWGILTAVQSADFEEVTIDASAAWKPVPLKPEIKDEESDPCQQATKRFKGSTMSPGGMTMPNPHNFDPMGHLSLSLHAQGGPEYNPGPGNYDFNFPNLGPGSVPMGSAGGQSVPRGPSPGGPQYAGSYEQFNSPNPNHPPQGPMPPSGYVNGPQPQPNSFSNMPGRPPLSHFDDGIASSDLVSVEKQINPSIQPQMRRPRSNTGTQPLRHPPDMPIPSPQQPLTPQQVHQVQQQQSVQQQQQQQQQQQQQQQQQQQQQQQQANGPRTPQTPQAQHQNPGSIQNPHTPQPSSQASQQQQQQQQQQQQQQSQQNQQPHTPLTPHTPQSNQPPQPQQSQSQQQPPASHGLGSNQPGGTNSNPGSNAGSSANNSGNTPVDNPTNDLGFDPGIVIDNSEGHEGLDLLPENVVDPNELLSYLGPPDLPNNSDNNDDLLSLFDS; the protein is encoded by the exons CTATGCTGTCTTTATGGTGTGAAGACTTGGGAAGATTATTGTTATTACGGCATCAGAAAAACCGAACTCCAGAGTCGGGGAAAAGCGGCCCGATGCATGCCCAGATGAAACAGCCCCTGCCACCTGTTCCACCAAG TGATTCGTCAGTGGCATggcaacagcagcagcaacaaccaCAGTCATTAAGTGTGGTTACCACGGTATGGGGATCAGTGCAGCCTAACAACACAAACCCAATGAACAACAATTCACTTACACCGGGAG GCACAAATACCACCACCAGTATGTCCAACCAGTTCCCTCAGCAGACACATCCATTTACCGCAGCAGCgacaaactcacaaaaacagTTTAATCCGCAAGGGGTCGGCTACCAGAACCGGAGGGAACCACCAGTTCCATATGGCAGGGGATCAAG TGGTTACATGCAGGGGCCAAACAATTCTGCCCAGGGACCCGGCTCTGCCAACAACCAGTTCCCCGAACCGGCAGCAGCAGCGGCGGCTGCGGCTGTCGCAGCTGCTGCAGCCACGGCTACAGCCACCGCCACTGCGACGGTCACTGCGCTGAAGGGTCAACAGCAagaacaacagcagcagcagcagcaacaacagcaacagcaaGGGGACTATGGTAGCCAG ATGCGGCAACCCGGCTACAATGCACAGTATCCCGGTCCCAATCAACAAGGTCCCATGCCGGGAAATTTCTCAAAGAATCAGTTTTATGGACCACAGCAAATGGGCCAGAGACAACCATGCCCACAACAGTACCCAATGAAAAGACCCAATCCTTCCCAACCAGGCTATCCCCAGCAG TATGCCGGAAATCGTCCGTACATACCGCCGCAACAACTACAACACATGCACCACCAGCCGATGCCAACCTCATATCAGAAGGCTCCACCTCAGCCAGGCTATGGCCCAAACCCACAACCCATGCCCTCGCCAAACTACCCTGGTCAGAGACCCAGAACTGCGCCCGGAAACTTTGGCAACCAACCCAGCCAGTACTATGGACCAGGTAACTATAACAGTGGACAGCAGATTGGGCCGTCGTACCCGCAGCAACAACAACCACAGAACTAcccacaaaatttcaaccag CAGGGTGCAAGAAACAGCATGAACTACCAAATGCCGATTTCATCAGGCAACCCGACGCCGCCGATGGGACCCACCTCCCAGGCAATGCAGTCACCGCAGTACATATCACCACCTCCACCAGGTCCCGATGTGAAATTCCCGCCCGATATAAAACCGCCAGTCATGCCAC CTATTGAAAACGAGATGCGATTAACGTTTCCAGTCCGTGATGGGGTTGTTTTGACACCGTTTCGTCTAGAGCACAATCTTGCAGTCAGTAATCACGTCTTCCACCTGAGACAATCAGTTCACCAGACGTTAATGTGGAG GTCGGACTTAGAGTTACAGTTTAAATGTTACCACCACGAAGACAGACAGATGCACACAAACTGGCCAGCATCTGTAGCTGTCAGTGTCAACGCCAACCCACTTGGTATCGAGAGAGGGGAAAACAAAACATCTCACAAGCCTTTATACTTAAAGGAAGTTTGTCAACCGGGCCGAAACACCATTCAAATTACCGTGTCTGCATGCTGTTGT TCACATCTCTTTGTACTTCAGTTGGTTCACCGACCAACCGTTCGTTCAGTACTGCAGGGTTTACTTCGGAAACGGCTCCTACCTGCCGaacattgtatcacaaaaa TCAAGCGTAACTTCACAAGCGTGGCAGCATCAAGCAACAGTACACTAAACGGCGAGGATGGCGTGGAGCAAACAGCAATTAAAGTTTCACTGAAAGATCCCATCACGTTCCGACGGATTACACTGCCAGCGAGGGGCCATGACTGCAAACATATCCAGTGCTTTGATCTGGAATCCTACTTACAACTGAACTGTGAGAGGGGTTCGTGGAGGTGTCCTGTGTGCAA CAAAACTGCCCTTCTTGAGGGGCTTGAGGTTGATCAGTTCATGTGGGGTATCCTGACGGCAGTCCAGTCGGCAGATTTTGAAGAAGTGACGATCGACGCCTCGGCAGCTTGGAAACCAGTACCGCTCAAACCGGAGATCAAAGATGAAGAAAGTG ATCCTTGTCAGCAAGCAACCAAAAGATTCAAGGGTAGTACAATGTCACCAGGAGGCATGACAATGCCAAACCCACACAACTTTGATCCAATGGGACACCTTTCACTCTCCTTACATGCACAGGGAGGACCAGAGTACAACCCAG GGCCAGGCAattatgatttcaattttcccAACTTAGGTCCAGGGTCTGTTCCTATGGGAAGCGCCGGAGGGCAGTCTGTGCCCCGGGGTCCCAGCCCAGGTGGGCCGCAGTACGCTGGCAGTTATGAACAGTTTAACAGTCCCAACCCGAACCATCCGCCACAAGGTCCAATGCCGCCTTCCGGTTATGTCAACGGTCCTCAGCCGCAGCCAAACTCCTTCAGCAACATGCCAGGAAGGCCCCCACTATCGCATTTCGATGACGGAATCGCAAGTAGCGATTTAGTGTCGGTGGAAAAGCAGATAAACCCAAGCATACAGCCACAG ATGAGGCGTCCAAGGAGTAATACAGGCACTCAGCCTCTGCGGCATCCTCCGGATATGCCTATTCCATCACCCCAGCAGCCACTGACACCCCAGCAGGTCCATCAAGTACAACAGCAACAATCTGtccaacagcaacaacaacaacagcagcaacaacaacagcagcagcaacaacaacagcagcagcaacaacagcaaGCCAACGGTCCGCGCACGCCCCAAACTCCACAGGCCCAGCATCAAAACCCTGGCAGTATTCAGAATCCACACACACCGCAGCCGAGCTCGCAAGCTTCacagcaacaacagcagcagcagcaacagcagcagcagcaacagagcCAGCAGAATCAGCAGCCGCACACTCCGTTGACTCCCCACACGCCGCAATCAAACCAACCGCCCCAGCCACAGCAGTCGCAGTCACAACAGCAACCGCCAGCGAGCCACGGGCTGGGCAGCAACCAGCCAGGTGGCACCAACAGCAACCCAGGCAGCAATGCTGGGAGCAGTGCTAACAACAGCGGAAACACACCCGTGGACAACCCTACCAATGACCTTGGATTTGACCCTGGCATAGTCATTGACAATAGTGAAGGACATGAGGGCTTAGAT TTGCTTCCAGAGAATGTTGTGGATCCAAATGAACTGTTGTCATACCTTGGACCACCTGATTTACCGAATAACAGCGACAACAATGACGATCTACTCTCATTGTTTGATTCATAA